In Falco rusticolus isolate bFalRus1 chromosome 7, bFalRus1.pri, whole genome shotgun sequence, the DNA window ttctttttctgacCTGGAACTGAGAATtattgcccccccccccccccccccccccccccccccgccccactaAATACTACTTGAATGTGACAACACAGGTTTTTCAAGGGTATTTTATGATTTAGTGGGCAATCAGCATTCTCCCTTTGCAGAAATAGGCACGTTACTTTCCAGGAGAATATCGGTGTTTATTAAATTTCTATTCATTAAGTTCTTTTAACGGCAAAAATTACTTCCTCTTATAAGCTGTAGCCAGAACCTCTCTAAAAACTTCAGAGAGCTGGGAAGTTCAAACAGGCTTTCTGAAGAACAGCGtgaagagcagaggaggatTGGGAGATGAAGTTTGGAAAGACTGGgatgatttctcatttttacttaCACTCTGGTCGTTGTCATCACTTTTCATGTGCTCTGCTATAAAACTGACTCCATCAATTGCTTCTTGGACTTCAGGAGAAAATTTTGTGCCTGTTCTTAACCTAAAATCTCGATGACTGCTGACATTGTCAAGAGTCTCAGTGATTTTCGTATCATATTTTTTGGCAGAGGCTGTATTCAAAAAATAGGTAGAGTTCTTGTAGAAGTCGGCTGGCTCCATACAAGGAtgctctgcttttgtctttttgcagTTGCATGGCTTTTGCCGTGGAGAATTATTTTCTGGACGCTTCATGAACAGGTAGGCTGGGAGTCTTTCAAGGAAAACCAGCTTGACCCAAGGAGGCATAGTGTGAGTACTTGGAGATCTGTGGTGGACATTGAGTACACAGACGCTGGTAACTATTGAGAAGGTCACCAGTACCATCGTAAACATGAGATACTTCCCAATCAGTGGAACATCTAGAGATGTTGGAGGGACAATTTTGGAGATCAGCAGCAAGAACACAGTCAAGGCAAGCAATACAGATATGCATAAGGTCATTTTTTCACCACAGTCTGAAGGTAAGTAGAACACCAGGATGGCCAAGGATGTAATTAGCACACAGGGAATGATAAGATTGATAGTATAAAAAAGAGGTTTCCTCTTAATAATGAAGTCGTATGTCACATCAACATAATTGGGGTCCAAAGGATTTACAGTCCTTCTTCCTGGGAGTGCCACAATGTCCCACTCTCCACTTGGCGTAAAGTCATCCATGCTTGCCATGGAAGTTTTAAGCACCATATCAATTTCTGTATGATCATATGTCCAAGACCGGAACTTTAACGTGCAGTTTTGTTGATCAAATGGGAAATGCTTAACTTCAATCTTGCAGGCACTCTTGTAAATGGCTGGTGGCAACCAGCGAATGCTTCCGTTATTCTTTACAATTGCATTTGTGTATAGCGAAACTTCGTATGTGCCATCCGCACTAGTGAAACggggggaaagagaaaggagagaagataATAAAGCACTAAGAGGAAAAACATGGCTTAAAACAGAAGAGCTTTGACATTCTTGGTCTTGTGGGCCTCAGTTGTTTCTAGGATCAAAGTTTAGtagtattttgattttgaaatctgtgttgCGGGGAGTTTATAGCTTGATAGGGAGATTAATGTATGCATTGCTCCCAATCAGAGAATTGATATTTGGTCcaacacttaaaagaaaattttaaaattagtattaaataataaacatgCATATCTGTTTCATCCAAAGAACTCAAagcattttgtaaatgtttgttAAAGTAATTAAGGCTTACTACATCTCTGAAGGCTGAGGAAAAATGAGATCATCCCACATGAAAAGGGAGGTGTCTTTGATCTGGACCACAGCCACTGCTAAGAGCACACAGCGACACTCCTAAATGACTTGGATGAGGAAATAAGGATGAGCACTGTTAGTTATAAATGCAGGGATAGTGTAGGCAGAGGAAATGTAATTATATGGTTTATATTCTATTGTGTCAGTCCAGTTAATATTTACTTAttgcaaaaccagaacagacaAGCCACAATGTTCTTAGTGCCCACAAATGATCTTGGCTTTCTGTCTCCTCTAGCTGCCAAACTTCCACCAGGAGAGTCTTTGGTGTGGTGATGGGCCCTGTCATTCAGGGGGAAGATCATCATCCGTCAGTTGTCACTGTCTTCTGTCCATTGTTTCTGGGTGAACAACTTAGGGCTGTTTAACCTATAGAAAAGTGGTCTATTGCTGATAAATACTGAATTTAGTGTTTCTAAGTGTGTTCACTGCATCTTCTCAGGTGTGCTGTGCAACACCTTATAAACTTGGCCAGTCAGACTACCAAAGGGAGGTGTGACAGCCGGAAGGAACAACTACTAGTGACTGTCGTGCTTGACAGATAAGGATACTCAAAGGTTTGTTCCTATGTTGATCAGTCACTTCTGTTAAAGACTGGGTTAGCCACTTTGTTAGACTGCAGAGAGTCTGGATTAGGTACATCCCACATGCCTCCTTTTGATGAACAAGTCTGTATGTAAAGGAATGCACATAACCTAAAGACAGTATGTTATCTGCAGAAATGTAAGACCAAACGCACTGCAAGTGTAAATGAGTGAAGTTCAGCCGACTGTGGTTAGGTGGGACCCTGTTACCTGCGTAGAAATGTGCTCCTTAAGCGTTACTAAAAATCTAAGGAATCACTTGTTTGTTGACGAGACATCATGGGAAACAGAGCTGTTTCAGTGCTAGGgttggtattatttttttttgtaagtagGGAAGTGCTACACGTACCCAAGGCTTGGCGCATGTGTAGCTgttctccccagcagctgcacttGGCTCTGGAAGGGGCTCCTGGTGCCAGCACTGGTGCCTGGCGCGGCGCTCGGCCCCTCGTAGCTAATTCACGGAGGCAgtgcagcaagcagctgtggAACCAAGCGGCTGCAGCGTACAAGGGCCATTCGTTCATTGCCAAcaaaattgctattttttagTGAAGAAATTGTATATCCTTTCTCGCGTTTCTGTACTTCCCTGAGTTAGGTATACCATTATGCCATACAATGTATATCTGGACTCTATGCCGTACAATGTATGTAGACTCCCGGGCTGAGAATATGTAGGTTCTTCAGCTGGCTGCCCCTGGCTCAGCGGTGGGGCAGAagctgggctgctggtgctCCGTGCCCTCTGCAGTCCTGTGTGCCCGCTACATATGGACAAAGCTTCTGGGTGTGA includes these proteins:
- the CHRNB4 gene encoding neuronal acetylcholine receptor subunit beta-4, encoding MRNTYTLFLFVVGSFYLNGSTAADAEEKLMNHLLSPDRYNKLIRPAVNSSQLVSIELQVSLAQLISVNEREQFMTTNVWLNQEWTDYRLAWKPSDYEGINMLRIPAKHIWLPDIVLYNNADGTYEVSLYTNAIVKNNGSIRWLPPAIYKSACKIEVKHFPFDQQNCTLKFRSWTYDHTEIDMVLKTSMASMDDFTPSGEWDIVALPGRRTVNPLDPNYVDVTYDFIIKRKPLFYTINLIIPCVLITSLAILVFYLPSDCGEKMTLCISVLLALTVFLLLISKIVPPTSLDVPLIGKYLMFTMVLVTFSIVTSVCVLNVHHRSPSTHTMPPWVKLVFLERLPAYLFMKRPENNSPRQKPCNCKKTKAEHPCMEPADFYKNSTYFLNTASAKKYDTKITETLDNVSSHRDFRLRTGTKFSPEVQEAIDGVSFIAEHMKSDDNDQSVIEDWKYVAMVVDRLFLWIFVLVCVLGTVGLFLQPLFQNHTAAVNP